From Rutidosis leptorrhynchoides isolate AG116_Rl617_1_P2 chromosome 3, CSIRO_AGI_Rlap_v1, whole genome shotgun sequence, a single genomic window includes:
- the LOC139900049 gene encoding uncharacterized protein produces MVATTRSADDVSMFEQLQASVAEISKTMAEMSKQIGNNNSRINGFLTQQQYLTDELQRVRNGEGASNRGSQITRLTKLEFPKFDGTDVKEWLYHCNQFFVVDRIDEDDKIRIASIHLQKKALTWHQQFIRHTGLVQVYNDEFEALLNKVEVNEKQAISLYVAGLQKEIEMPVRMFRPRTLEDAMCLAKMQEETLTATRKSFDQYTPKVTATSNRRQLTQKEIEEKRAKHLCFYCDEKYVPGHKCSGQLYSLEVLGASEADNDEPAFDCNDEIMWEDGIEKDEYTQVISLNALNGTPQISLNALKGANSYQLMRVMGHIRDHSLDILIDSGSSHNFLDLATTKQLGCKLEGIDPMLVLVPGGSKLMSTNQCEKLTWQICGQTFTSDMVFIPLGGSEMVLGIHWLKTLGDIVWNFKNLKMTFHYMGKKVELRGKQKVDAKGQHRSTAQLNAMHLCVYPASLWSMEMQEGKADVQGQTLAFQSLLHKYQDIFVVPTQLPPKRSCDHKISLKPDTQPINLRPYRHSPTQKDAIEDMVKELLDSGVIRSSQSPYSSPIVLVKKKDGSWCMCVDYRELNKHTIKDKFPIPLVEELIDELGGSQIFSKLDLRSGYHRIRMHDQDIEKTAFRTHEGHYEFLVMPFGLTNAPSTFQALMNEVFKPFLRKFTLVFFDDILVYSSNLQEHLKHLEMVLKVMQQHQLFAKMSKCVFGTNKVEYLGHVISDKGVSTDPSKIEAMANWPMPINLKQLRGSLD; encoded by the exons ATGGTGGCGACTACCAGAAGTGCGGATGACGTCAGCATGTTCGAGCAATTGCAAGCTTCTGTGGCAGAAATTAGCAAAACAATGGCGGAGATGAGCAAGCAGATAGGCAACAATAACTCAAGAATTAATGGATTCTTAACTCAGCAACAATATTTGACTGATGAGCTGCAAAGAGTTAGAAATGGTGAAGGGGCTAGTAACAGAGGTTCACAAATCACCAGACTAACTAAATTGGAGTTCCCTAAGTTCGATGGTACTGATGTTAAAGAATGGTTGTATCATTGCAATCAGTTCTTTGTAGTAGATAGGATTGATGAGGATGATAAAATTAGGATAGCTTCAATTCACTTGCAGAAAAAAGCCCTAACCTGGCACCAACAATTCATTAG GCATACAGGGTTGGTGCAGGTCTACAATGATGAGTTTGAAGCCCTTCTCAATAAGGTGGAGGTGAATGAAAAGCAAGCCATAAGCTTGTATGTGGCTGGCTTACAAAAAGAGATTGAAATGCCTGTGAGAATGTTCAGACCAAGAACCTTAGAGGATGCTATGTGCTTGGCTAAGATGCAAGAAGAAACACTAACAGCTACTAGGAAAAG CTTTGACCAATACACCCCTAAAGTTACTGCAACTAGCAATAGAAGACAATTGACCCAAAAAGAAATTGAAGAAAAAAGAGCTAAACATTTGTGCTTCTATTGTGATGAAAAATATGTGCCAGGCCACAAATGTAGTGGTCAATTATATTCTTTGGAGGTATTAGGGGCTAGTGAAGCAGACAATGATGAACCTGCTTTTGATTGCAATGATGAAATAATGTGGGAAGATGGGATAGAAAAGGATGAATACACTCAAGTTATTTCTTTAAATGCTTTAAATGGTACACCACAAATTTCACTTAATGCTCTCAAAGGTGCAAATAGTTATCAACTTATGAGGGTTATGGGTCATATTCGAGATCATTCTCTAGACATATTAATAGACTCTGGGAGTAGCCATAATTTCTTGGATTTAGCAACTACTAAACAACTAGGTTGTAAGCTTGAGGGAATTGATCCCATGTTGGTTTTGGTTCCAGGAGGTAGTAAACTGATGAGTACCAATCAATGTGAAAAGTTGACTTGGCAAATTTGTGGTCAAACTTTCACAAGTGATATGGTATTTATACCACTGGGTGGTAGTGAAATGGTTTTGGGTATACATTGGTTAAAAACTTTGGGTGACATTGTGTGGAATTTTAAGAATTTGAAGATGACATTTCACTACATGGGGAAGAAGGTTGAATTAAGAGGCAAACAAAAGGTTGATGCTAAAGGTCAACATAGGTCAACTGCTCAGCTAAATGCAATGCATTTATGTGTGTATCCAGCTTCACTTTGGAGCATGGAAATGCAAGAAGGCAAAGCTGATGTTCAAGGTCAGACACTAGCATTCCAGTCATTACTGCACAAATATCAAGATATCTTTGTGGTGCCTACTCAGCTACCACCTAAGAGATCATGTGATCACAAGATCTCACTCAAACCTGACACACAACCTATCAATTTAAGACCCTACAGGCATTCTCCAACACAGAAGGATGCCATAGAAGATATGGTCAAAGAATTGTTAGATTCAGGGGTTATAAGGTCAAGTCAAAGTCCCTACTCATCTCCTATAGTGttggttaagaagaaggatggatcttggTGTATGTGTGTAGACTATAGGGAATTAAATAAGCACACCATCAAAGATAAGTTTCCTATTCCTTTGGTAGAAGAACTCATTGATGAATTGGGAGGGTCACAGATTTTTTCTAAGTTAGATTTGAGGTCAGGGTACCATCGAATAAGAATGCATGATCAAGATATAGAAAAAACTGCATTTAGGACTCATGAAGGGCACTATGAGTTCCTAGTAATGCCATTTGGGCTCACTAATGCACCTTCAACCTTCCAAGCTTTGATGAATGAAGTGTTTAAACCCTTTTTAAGAAAGTTCACCTTGGTTTTCTTTGATGACATCTTAGTATATAGCTCTAATCTGCAAGAGCATTTGAAACATTTGGAAATGGTGCTAAAGGTGATGCAGCAGCACCAATTGTTTGCAAAGATGTCCAAGTGTGTCTTTGGTACTAATAAAGTTGAATACTTGGGTCACGTGATCTCAGATAAAGGGGTGTCTACTGATCCTAGTAAAATTGAAGCCATGGCTAATTGGCCCATGCCAATTAATTTGAAACAGTTGAGGGGTTCCTTGGATTAA